The following coding sequences lie in one Apium graveolens cultivar Ventura chromosome 3, ASM990537v1, whole genome shotgun sequence genomic window:
- the LOC141712844 gene encoding callose synthase 5-like isoform X2, giving the protein MRSSFQEQMPSASQASHLRRSSRSSALTNYQVEVFDNEVVPASLQSSIAPILRVAAEIETSHPRVAYLCRAYALDKTDRTDPNSNGRGVMQFKTSLLQRLNRDEVTSLASRVKESDAKEIGAFYYEHYTRVLDKGDQADRAQLGKAYQTANVLFEVLCAVNISEEVEEVAPEIIAAAKDVQAKKKFYAPYNILPLDSSGESQVIMQLKEVVAAVDALRNTSGLNWPPQSDQYRSKSGQLDVLDWLRVTFGFQRDNVRNQRENLILLLSNVHIKLVPKPEPTTKLDDRAVNAVTNKLFKNYKTWCKYMGRKHSLRLPQGKQEVQQRKILYMGLYFLIWGEAANVRFMPECLCYIFHNMAYELHGLLAGNVSIITGENIKPSYGGDDESFLRKVITPIYRVIEKEAKKSRNGKAPHSAWCNYDDLNEYFWSSACFSIGWPMHDDCDFFKSTSGMTQGKQGLCTAPRNPGKLYFTETRSSWHIFRSFDRLWTFFILVLQAMFIIAWSEISLLDVFQKDVLYRLSSIFITAAFLRFLQSLLDLFLNFPAFLRWTFSDVMRNILKIVVSLAWSLILPVCYLHQNNSVDLNTIKNVLSVLNQVNGIPPLYLLAVGLYLLPNVLAAVLFMFPILLRSIENSDYLIIRLLLWWSQPRVYVGRGMHESQFGLVKYTLFWILLVCCKFTFSFFVQIKPLVRPTKDIMNIKHVHYAWHEFFPKVRSHHGAVISLWLPVLLVYFMDTQIWYAIFSTLLGGVIGAFDRLGEIRTLGMLRSRFQSLPGAFNKCLVPSDPNKKMVTRNGKSEAAKFAQLWNEVIRCFREEDLISDRKMDLMLVPYSSDPSLELIQWPPFLLASKIPIALDMAVQVRSKDSDLWKRISADEYMKCAVIECYESLKLVLNVLVVGETEKRLISIIIREVENNISKNTFLANFRMGHLPTFCQKFVQLVEILKDADPFQRDTVVLLLQDMFEVVTCDMMVNEICELVEFKRSKKDSGRQLFDKTDGLDDIVFPPVVTAQWEEQIRRLYLLLTVKESAVDVPTNLEARRRLTFFTNSLFMKMPCAPRVRKMLSFSVMTPYYSEETVYSKSDLEMENEDGISIIYYLQKIYPDEWDNFIERLNCKECELWDTEENILQLRHWASLRGQTLCRTIRGMMYYRRALKLQAFLDMAKESEMLEGYKAVTVALEEDVNQRSLYAQLEAVADMKFTYVATCQNYGNQKRQGDRHATDILNLMVNNPSLRVAYIDEVEEKEGENIQKVYYSVLIKAVENLDQEIYRIKLPGSAKIGEGKPENQNHAIIFSRGEALQTIDMNQDNYLEEAFKMRNLLEEFNEDHGVRPPSILGVREHIFTGSVSSLAWFMSNQETSFVTIGQRVLARPLKVRFHYGHPDVFDRIFHITRGGISKASRGINLSEDIFAGFNSTLRRGNITHHEYIQVGKGRDVGLNQISLFEAKVACGNGEQTLSRDIYRLGHRFDFFRMLSCFFTTTGFYVNSVIVILTVYAFLYGRLYLSLSGLERTIVRFSRSKGNNALTAVMASQSVVQLGLLMALPMITEIALERGFITAAKDLVIMHLQLAPVFFTFSLGTKAHYFCRTILHGGATYRATGRGFVVRHEKFAENYRMYSRSHFTKGFEMFILLIVYQIYGSATQESTSYIFLTFSIWFLVASFLFAPFLFNPSGFEWPKIVEDYDDWSKWISQRGGIGIPAVRSWESWWAEEQEHLQCTGMIGQLAEFILSIRFFIYQYGIVYHLHVANNDRSIIVYALSWLVIITVMIIFKLVSLGRKKFGADFQLMFRLLKLFLTVTFIVTLIILFKVLGLTTGDIFISLLAFLPTGWALLLIAQACKPQVKWLGMWGSVKALARAYEYLMGHMIFIPVALLAWFPFVSEFQTRLLFNQAFSRGLQIRRILAGGKKNK; this is encoded by the exons ATGAGATCGTCGTTCCAAGAGCAGATGCCGTCGGCGAGTCAAGCAAGTCATCTGCGGCGATCGTCACGCAGCTCTGCCTTGACAAATTATCAGGTTGAGGTTTTTGATAATGAAGTCGTCCCTGCCTCTCTTCAGTCGTCTATCGCTCCAATTCTTCGTGTTGCTGCAGAGATCGAAACCTCGCATCCTCGTGTTGCTTATCTCT GTCGAGCTTATGCGCTTGATAAAACGGACAGAACGGATCCAAACTCTAATGGAAGAGGGGTGATGCAGTTCAAAACAAGCCTTCTACAGCGACTGAACCGA GACGAAGTTACAAGTCTTGCCTCCAGGGTAAAAGAATCTGATGCCAAGGAAATTGGTGCCTTTTATTATGAGCACTACACTAGAGTTTTGGACAAGGGAGATCAAGCAGACAG AGCCCAACTGGGAAAAGCTTACCAGACTGCTAATGTATTGTTTGAAGTCCTTTGCGCTGTTAATATCTCTGAGGAAGTGGAAGAAGTTGCTCCTGAG ATTATTGCTGCAGCAAAAGATGTACAAGCAAAGAAAAAATTTTATGCTCCATATAACATTCTCCCACTGGATTCCTCTGGGGAATCACAGGTCATCATGCAGTTGAAAGAG GTTGTAGCAGCTGTGGATGCACTTCGAAACACGAGCGGCTTGAATTGGCCACCCCAATCTGATCAGTACAGGAGTAAATCAGGACAACTAGATGTTCTTGACTGGCTAAGAGTCACGTTTGGATTTCAG AGAGACAATGTCAGGAACCAGCGAGAGAATTTGATCTTGCTTCTTTCAAATGTTCATATTAAGCTTGTTCCAAAGCCCGAACCAACTACCAAG CTTGATGACAGAGCTGTAAATGCTGTCACAAACAAGCTTTTCAAAAACTATAAGACATGGTGCAAATACATGGGGAGAAAACATAGTTTACG TCTGCCTCAAGGGAAACAAGAAGTTCAACAAAGAAAGATACTTTACATGGGACTTTATTTTCTTATCTGGGGTGAAGCAGCTAATGTGCGCTTTATGCCGGAGTGTTTATGCTATATTTTTCATAAT ATGGCATATGAACTCCACGGTCTATTGGCTGGAAATGTCAGCATCATCACTGGAGAGAATATCAAACCCTCTTACGGGGGAGACGATGAGTCTTTCTTGCGCAAGGTCATTACACCCATTTATCGAGTAATTGAGAAG GAAGCTAAAAAGAGCAGAAATGGAAAAGCCCCTCACTCAGCTTGGTGCAACTATGATGATCTAAACGAATATTTTTG GTCGTCTGCTTGTTTCTCTATAGGTTGGCCTATGCATGATGATTGTGATtttttcaagtcaacaagtggAATGACACAG GGAAAACAAGGATTATGTACAGCTCCAAGAAACCCTGGAAAACTGTACTTTACTGAAACCCGTTCATCATGGCATATTTTTCGAAGTTTTGATCGGTTGTGGACTTTCTTTATATTGGTACTACAG GCTATGTTTATCATCGCGTGGAGTGAAATTTCTTTACTGGATGTATTTCAAAAGGATGTCTTATATAGGCTGTCCAGCATATTCATCACTGCTGCTTTTCTTCGCTTCCTACAAA GTCTGCTGGATCTCTTTCTGAACTTCCCGGCATTTCTTAGATGGACTTTCTCCGATGTCATGAGAAACATACTCAAGATTGTTGTTAGCCTTGCATGGTCCCTTATTCTCCCCGTTTGTTATCTGCACCAAAACAACTCGGTAGACTTGAACACCATCAAAAATGTTTTGTCCGTCCTAAATCAAGTAAATGGAATCCCTCCATTATATCTCTTGGCTGTGGGTTTATATCTACTCCCAAATGTACTAGCGGCAGTTCTGTTTATGTTTCCTATCCTCTTAAGGTCGATTGAGAATTCGGACTACCTAATCATAAGGCTTCTTCTATGGTGGTCACAG CCGAGAGTGTATGTTGGAAGAGGAATGCATGAAAGTCAATTTGGACTTGTAAA GTATACTCTGTTCTGGATACTACTTGTGTGTTGCAAATTCACATTTAGCTTTTTTGTCCAG ATAAAGCCTCTTGTCAGACCAACTAAAGATATAATGAATATCAAACATGTTCATTATGCGTGGCATGAGTTCTTCCCAAAAG TTAGAAGTCACCATGGAGCTGTCATTTCACTCTGGTTACCGGTACTTCTG GTATATTTCATGGATACGCAAATTTGGTATGCGATATTTTCAACCCTGTTAGGTGGAGTTATTGGGGCCTTTGATCGGCTAGGAGAG ATAAGAACTCTAGGCATGCTAAGGTCCAGGTTCCAATCATTACCTGGTGCATTCAACAAGTGTTTGGTTCCTTCTGATCCAAATAAGAAAATG GTTACTAGAAACGGAAAAAGCGAAGCTGCAAAATTTGCTCAGTTATGGAATGAGGTTATCCGTTGCTTCCGCGAAGAAGATCTCATAAGTGACAGGAAA ATGGACCTGATGTTAGTCCCTTATTCTTCAGATCCTAGCCTTGAACTTATCCAGTGGCCACCATTTTTGCTTGCTAGTAAG ATCCCAATTGCATTGGATATGGCAGTTCAAGTCCGATCCAAAGACTCTGACCTCTGGAAGCGTATATCTGCAGATGAGTATATGAAATGTGCTGTTATCGAATGCTATGAGTCTTTGAAGCTTGTACTAAATGTGTTGGTGGTTGGAGAGACTGAGAAAAG GTTAATAAGCATCATCATTAGAGAAGTTGAAAATAACATTTCGAAGAACACTTTTCTAGCGAACTTCAGGATGGGCCATTTACCTACTTTCTGCCAGAAGTTTGTGCAACTTGTGGAAATTTTG AAAGATGCTGATCCTTTTCAGCGAGATACTGTTGTTTTATTACTGCAAGACATGTTTGAAGTAGTTACCTGTGACATGATGGTGAATGAGATCTG TGAACTGGTAGAATTTAAGCGTAGTAAAAAGGATTCTGGAAGGCAACTCTTTGATAAAACAGATGGGCTAGATGACATCGTGTTCCCTCCTGTTGTCACAGCACAGTGGGAAGAACAG ATAAGGCGCCTATATCTCCTTTTGACAGTCAAAGAATCTGCTGTTGATGTGCCAACAAACCTTGAAGCTCGCCGAAGGTTGACTTTCTTCACCAATTCATTGTTCATGAAGATGCCATGCGCACCTCGAGTGCGTAAAATGCTTTCATTCAG TGTCATGACTCCCTACTACAGTGAAGAGACTGTCTATTCGAAGAGTGACCTTGAGATGGAAAATGAAGATGGTATTTCAATTATATACTACCTGCAAAAAATATATCCAG ATGAATGGGACAACTTTATTGAGCGTCTAAACTGTAAAGAATGTGAACTTTGGGATACTGAAGAAAATATCTTGCAGCTTCGTCATTGGGCTTCCTTGAGAGGCCAGACACTATGTAGAACAA TTAGAGGCATGATGTATTACCGAAGGGCTTTGAAGCTTCAGGCCTTCCTTGACATGGCAAAGGAGAGCG AAATGTTGGAAGGATACAAAGCTGTCACAGTTGCACTGGAGGAGGACGTAAACCAGAGATCCTTGTATGCTCAATTAGAAGCTGTAGCTGACATGAAGTTCACATACGTTGCTACTTGCCAGAACTATGGAAATCAAAAGCGGCAAGGAGATCGTCACGCAACTGATATTTTGAATTTAATGGTCAA TAATCCATCCCTTCGCGTTGCATATATTGATGAAGTTGAAGAAAAAGAAGGTGAAAATATACAGAAGGTATATTATTCTGTATTGATCAAAGCAGTTGAGAACCTTGACCAG GAAATCTATCGCATAAAATTGCCTGGCTCAGCAAAGATTGGAGAAGGCAAGCCTGAAAATCAAAATCATGCTATAATATTTAGTCGAGGCGAAGCTCTTCAGACCATAGATATGAATCAG GATAATTATTTGGAAGAAGCTTTTAAAATGCGTAACCTTCTTGAGGAATTTAATGAGGATCATGGGGTGCGTCCACCATCTATACTGGGTGTTCGTGAGCATATCTTCACTGGAAG TGTTTCTTCTTTGGCGTGGTTCATGTCAAATCAAGAAACAAGTTTTGTGACTATTGGCCAAAGAGTTCTTGCAAGACCGTTAAA GGTTCGGTTCCACTATGGGCATCCAGATGTGTTTGACAGGATTTTTCACATTACACGTGGAGGGATTAGTAAAGCTTCTAGGGGCATCAATCTAAGCGAGGACATTTTTGCTG GTTTTAACTCGACACTTAGACGCGGTAATATTACTCATCATGAGTATATCCAAGTTGGCAAGGGAAGAGATGTTGGGCTAAATCAAATTTCACTTTTTGAAGCAAAAGTTGCATGTGGTAATGGAGAGCAGACACTCAGCCGAGACATCTACAGACTAGGCCATCGTTTTGACTTCTTCCGGATGCTATCATGTTTTTTCACAACAACTGGTTTTTACGTCAATTCAGTG ATAGTTATCCTTACAGtttatgcattcctctatggAAGACTTTACTTGTCGTTGAGTGGACTGGAGAGGACAATAGTTAGGTTTTCTAGGTCTAAAGGAAATAATGCTCTGACGGCTGTCATGGCTTCACAATCAGTTGTCCAACTTGGTTTATTGATGGCATTGCCCATGATTACCGAGATTGCTCTAGAGAGAGGGTTCATAACTGCTGCAAAAGATCTTGTTATAATGCATCTTCAGTTGGCACCTGTATTCTTTACTTTCTCGCTGGGGACCAAGGCCCATTATTTTTGCCGCACAATTTTGCATGGTGGGGCGACATACAGAGCTACTGGGCGTGGATTTGTTGTGCGGCATGAGAAGTTTGCTGAGAATTACAGAATGTACTCAAGAAGCCATTTTACAAAAGGGTTTGAAATGTTTATCTTGCTGATAGTTTATCAAATCTATGGCTCAGCAACTCAGGAATCCACATCTTACATATTTCTAACCTTTTCAATATGGTTTTTAGTAGCTTCTTTTCTATTTGCTCCTTTTCTTTTTAATCCTTCGGGATTTGAGTGGCCAAAGATAGTAGAAGACTATGATGATTGGTCAAAGTGGATTAGTCAGCGTGGTGGTATCGGTATCCCAGCAGTCAGAAGTTGGGAATCCTGGTGGGCAGAGGAACAGGAGCACCTGCAATGTACTGGAATGATTGGACAATTGGCTGAATTTATTCTTTCTATCCGCTTCTTCATTTACCAGTATGGAATTGTTTATCATCTACATGTGGCCAATAACGACAGAAGCATCATC GTTTATGCTTTATCTTGGCTGGTCATCATTACTGTCATGATCATCTTCAAG CTGGTGTCTCTTGGTAGAAAGAAGTTCGGTGCAGATTTCCAATTGATGTTCCGCCTTCTCAAGCTGTTCCTCACTGTTACATTTATAGTCACACTTATTATCTTGTTCAAAGTTCTCGGTCTTACAACTGGAGATATCTTTATCAGCCTACTGGCCTTCTTGCCGACAGGATGGGCTCTTCTTCTG ATTGCACAAGCATGTAAGCCACAAGTAAAATGGTTGGGAATGTGGGGATCTGTGAAAGCTCTAGCAAGAGCATATGAGTATCTCATGGGACACATGATATTTATTCCCGTTGCCTTGCTAGCCTGGTTCCCCTTTGTCTCAGAGTTCCAAACCAGGCTTCTTTTCAACCAAGCTTTCAGCAGAGGGCTTCAGATACGTCGAATTCTTGCTGGTGGAAAGAAGAACAAGTGA